DNA from Rubripirellula lacrimiformis:
CTGATCCTCCGTGCTCGATTGAGCAGCGGCGAATGGTGCGATGCTGAAAAAGGTCAGGACGAAGAAGAACGATTTCATAAGGATCGGAGTCCGTTTCGGAAAAACCGGCAAGCAAGGCTTCGAGGCTAACCGGGTCATTCACCCTTGTTGGCCTCGAAATAGGCGGCTCGACTGAGTGCGATCTTGTTCGCCGACAGCGCCGTCCAACCATTGTGAGCACACGGATGCCCCCAGACAATCGCCACCCAAACCTGTACGACAGGCGTCAGCACCGGAAACAATCCTAGGATCCAAAGATGGCGGTAGATCCGGGATGGATCATTCGCCATCCAGAAATACTCGAACGCAAAGATCGAGCAATAGACGAGCACCAAAGGAACCATGGCAATGCGAGGCGGTCGAAGAATCAGCCTTGCATCACAGTTCGCACACTTCTTCCATGGGTTTGCCATTCGCAGTCGTGACTGATCGACATCGCAGATAGGACAAGCACTGCGTGACCGAGATCCGGGGATATCGGAATCAGCGATGCGAGTCGTTGCGGGCGGCGAGTACGGGTTGTGCACGGTAAATGTTGGATGAACGAGAGCAACGGCCCAGCGGTGACAAGTAAGGTTGTCAACAAGCGATCAATCAGTGTCGCGATTAAAGTCGTCTCGCCCCGCCGCGTAGCGGTTTGCGGGGGAGAGAGTTAGAGAGAGAGAGGTGGAAGAAAGAAACGACACTGATTGATCGCTCGTTGCTTGGTTGACCGCCGGACCATTGCGAGTCCAGGCGATGACCAGGAAATAGTGGTGATGTCCCAAACCATGGTCGTCGACGATCGTGTCGTCGCCATGTCCTCATTGTCACCGATAGGAATCGGCTAAGCAACACTTTGGATCCGATCGATTTCGTGTGCCGATCGATGGATCCGAGTATAACAATGGGGAACCACGGAAATATAGAAGGAAGCTGAAGCCCCGTTCCCTGACTGCGGCGGTCGAGTCAGCAGTCGCAGGTCACCGATGACTTTGACCAAACACGATCCGTGATTTCCCCCGCTACAAAGGACCTGTCCGCCAATCGGATGTTTCCGTGAGCTGACAGAGTCGGGAAACGCCGCAAACAAATCGCCAGCAACCCGCTCCGGTGCATTCCCGCGTTGCCACGGCATTTGTTCGCTGCAAAAATAGACCACCGCCCAAGCCAGGCAACTGCATCGGGGGGGCAGGCAACAGGCGTCTGCGATCCGTCCATCAATCGGCGCCGTTTTCTCACGATGCGCATTCGATCGAGGACTCGCGTTTCAGCAGCCCCCCCTCTCCGAGAGTGACCGATACCGGAGGGATCGAACCTACGCTTCACTCGCACACTGCTAGAAAGCTGACGAGGAGATGGGGGGGCAGCCAACCTCTCTACGTCGGCCGATTCGTTTAACGCAATTCATCAACTGGCAGGACAGCTAACACAACCGGCGCTCGATGCTGTTGGAAAGAGGAGGAAAAGTTTGCATTCCTTTGATTCGGTCCGTCTCGTGATGGAAAGCTGACCTAGCTTTCAGGTTAGCTTCTCAACTTTCTTCATCGATCTCCAGCCCCACAGTCGGTCACCGAAGCAGACGAGCGGGGCTTCATCTCGGGATCACAGATTGCCGAGCCTACGAAACATTGGACTGCCAGCCGGCCTTCGGTGTTTCCGGCCGACAAGAAAATCCACCACGTCACCTCTATTCTTCGAGAGCATGCAAAATGCCTATCACGTGTACCGCTCGGCTGCTGGTCATCGCTGCGATGGCACTGGGAATGTCCTGTTGCCAAGCGAGCGAGGACAAGGTTTGGAAGATCGAAGAGGACTGGGAAATGGTGATCCTTCAACCGGATCCACAAAGCAATTCTCCGCAGGTTTCTTTCACGACGTCACCCAGCACCGAAGTCGATGACGTCTACTTCCAGCTTCAGATGAATCACTCTGATTCTGCCGGAGGAGGGATTCACGTCGCGGCCGTGCTGGATGACAAGATCGTTGATGAATCTCAAAGCGATATCCGTTCGGCTCTGTCGATCGACGGTGACCATGTCAGCTGGACCACGGTCATGGCGGTGATTGACGATCGAATTTGCTTCGCGGTGAAAGATGGCTATGGCCAGGACTGGGGAAACTTCGGTGGCCCCGAGTACGTGGTGCGAATGCAACGACGTGACATTCTTGATCTGTCGAAGTACCGCCCGATCAACAGCCTGGATTCCGTGGACATCAACTTTGGTGCCAATCGCATTTCATCCTCCAAAATGCTGAAAGTGCGTCTTTATTACACCAGCGGAAACGTCGTCGAATTGCTGGTCGCAGAGACTCCATGATCCATTGACCATCCGCTATGACCGCATTTCAACTCATTCAAGGTGCCACCGTGTTTCGCAATCAACCATCTCTTCAAGTCTCGCTTTCAGGCGAACGCAATCCAGTGTCATGCACTGGCTTGCGTAGCCGTCACCGTTTGGGCAATGCTCGCCGTGGGGCGGCGGCGGTGTTCGGAATGGTGCTGACAGTCGGACTAGTGATCTTGGCCGCCGTCACCATTGACTTTGGTCAAATCCATGTGGCAGACACTGAACTACGGCGGTCTGCCGACTCTGCCGCGATGGCCGGATGTTGGGAGCTGTTCGATCAGCAGGTTGCTGGCAACGACACTCAAGACGTCGCATGGGAAGTGCACTCGTCCGCCGACGAGTACGCTTTTGCCAATACGATCAACAGCGAATCGCCCTCCCTTGACTATTCGGATGTCGAATTGGGCAGGTATTCGGCCAACGAAGGCTGGGACACGTCGGACCCGAACGCTTACAACGCCGTCCGGGTGACTTTGCGACGGCAATCTGGAACCAATGGCGAGGTCCCATTGTTCTTCGGTTCGTTAACCGGACGAAGTACCCAATCGCTTCACACCACCGCGACCGCCGCAATGATGTACGAAGTATCTGGATTTCACGAACCGTCGTCCTATAGCGAAAACATCGACCTTCTTCCGTTCGCGCTGGACTTGCCCAGCTGGCTTGCTGTGCTGGCAGGGGAAACTGACGATGAATTCTCCTATCAAAATGGAACGATTTCATCCACTTCGGACGGCCTCTTTGAAACGAATCTGTATCCCAAAGGTACAGGAGCACCAGGGAACCGCGGCACCGTCGACATTGGTGGCAGCAACAACAGCACCAACGATATCGCCCGGCAAATCCTTCATGGCATTTCCAAACAAGACTTCATCGACTTAGGCAGACCTCTGGCGTTCGATGAAAATGGCGAACTAGGCCTCAACGGCGACACCGGCATCAGTGCGGGAGTGAAAGACGAGCTTGCTTCGATCATTGGCAAGACACGCATCATTCCTATCTACACTCAGGTGCAAGGCAATGGCAACAACGCCATGTTCACGATCGTTCGGTTCGAGGGAGTCCGCATTCTTGAGGTCAAACTGACCGGAAAGAAAACCGACAAGCGGGTCATCATCCAGCCAGCCAAAGTGATCGCTCGCCACGCGAAGGTGGATTTGACCGGAAACAACGTCAGCAGCTATGCGGTGACACCCGTCATGCTAGTGGAATAACCTTCGCCATCCATCGATCAGAGAATCAGACAATGCAACCAAAAAGCAACAGCGCGAAGAAGGCCGTTTCACGGTTGGGAACTGCAGCTGTAGAGTTTGCGATCATCGCTCCGTTGATGATTACGTTCACCTTCGGCTTGGTCGAACTTGGACGCATCACGTTGGTCAAGCAAACCGCGACACATGCGACTCGTGAAGGGGCCCGGATCGCGATTCGTCCAGATGCGAATGCCGATCAGGTCATCGAACGTGTCGAAGAAGAACTTAGCTTGATGGGAATCGAGGGAGCTATCATCGAAACCGAACCCTCACTGATCGAGGAAGCCGAAATGGGGTCGACGGTCAAAGTGCGAGTCCGTTTGGCCATCTCTTCGATCAGTTGGGTCTCGAACTACTTTGATTTCGGCGACTCCGAGCTCATTGCCGAATCATCGATGCGCAGAGAAAGCACCAATTGACGCACGAACGTCCGTCGGTGGTGTCAATTTGCGTCTGGGAAAGAAAAGGTACGCGGACTCTATTCTGTATCTGGTCTCGAGTTTGCAGGCTTGAATGACTGGCTTAACGCTCCGGTTTCATCGATCGGAGCAGAGTCCGAAGCCAGTCACGGAAAGATCGAAGAAGACTTCCGGCTGCTCGGAAACGGATCGGCGCATCGATCTCTTGGCAAGCCAGACGATCGCCCCTGAATTGGAGTCCAGGAACCTTCGTCCTTTGGCATCCTTCTTCGTAGCGGAAGTCGTCAAGACTTTCGATGACCCCACACCAATCGGCAAGTTCACCGATTAAGTGAGCCGCGACGCGTAAGCGGCCGGGAATCCCCCGTGCCCATCCCCATACCCATACCCATACCCGTGGCCTCACGGCCAGCGGCTCACCAATGCCGTTGGACGTTCGCCCCAATCACAAACCGTCGACGCGTTCCGCTACGATCATCCTTTGGCATCCTTCTCCGTAGCGGAAGTCGTCAAGACTTTCGATGGTCCCACATCAATCAGCCGAACCAATCGGCGAGTTCGCCGATTAAGTGATCCGCGACGCGTAAGCGGCCGGGAATCCCCCCGTGCCCATACCCATCCCCGTCCCGCTGCCCGTGGCCTCACGGCCAGCGGCTCACCAATTCCGTTGGGCATGCGTCCCAATCACAGACCGTCGTCGCGTTCCGCAACGTTCCTCCTTTGGCATCCCTTTTCGTAGCGGAAGTCGTCAAGACTTTCGATGGTCCCACATCAATCAGCCGAACCAATCGGCGAGTTCGCCGATTAAGTGATCCGCGACGCGTAAGCGGCCGGGAATCCCCCCGTGCCCATACCTGTGCCAATCCCCATGCCCGTGGCCTCACGGCCAGCGCTCACCATTCCCGTTGGACGTTCGCCCCAATCCCAGACCGTCGTCGCGTTCCGCAACGTTCCTCCTTTGGCATCCCTTTTCGTAGCGGAAGTCGTCAAGACTTTCGATGATCCCACACCAATCGGCGAGTTCGCCGACTGAGTGAGCCGCGACGCGTAAGCGGCCGGGAATCCCCCGTGCCCATCCCCATCCCCGTCCCGCTGCCCGTGGCCTCACGGCCAGCGGCTCACCAATTCCGTTGGACGTTCGCCCCAATCCCAGACCGTCGACGCGTTCCGCTAAGTTCGTCCTATGGTGTCCTTCTTGGTAGCGGAAGTCGTCAAGACTTTCGATGACCCCACACCTATCGGCAAGTTCACCGATTAAGTGAGCCGCGACGCGTAAGCGGCCAGGAATCCCCCATCCCCATACCCATCCCATGCCCGTGGCCTCACGGCCAGCGGCTCACCAATGCGGTTGGGCGTTCGACTCAATCAACCGGCCGTCGCCGTCTGGCGAACCCTACATCGGGCTTAGGAACCCGTTCACCTTCATTGGTTCCCAGTGCCATGTCTTAGACGGACCACAAGGGATTGCCCGTTTT
Protein-coding regions in this window:
- a CDS encoding TadG family pilus assembly protein, whose amino-acid sequence is MTAFQLIQGATVFRNQPSLQVSLSGERNPVSCTGLRSRHRLGNARRGAAAVFGMVLTVGLVILAAVTIDFGQIHVADTELRRSADSAAMAGCWELFDQQVAGNDTQDVAWEVHSSADEYAFANTINSESPSLDYSDVELGRYSANEGWDTSDPNAYNAVRVTLRRQSGTNGEVPLFFGSLTGRSTQSLHTTATAAMMYEVSGFHEPSSYSENIDLLPFALDLPSWLAVLAGETDDEFSYQNGTISSTSDGLFETNLYPKGTGAPGNRGTVDIGGSNNSTNDIARQILHGISKQDFIDLGRPLAFDENGELGLNGDTGISAGVKDELASIIGKTRIIPIYTQVQGNGNNAMFTIVRFEGVRILEVKLTGKKTDKRVIIQPAKVIARHAKVDLTGNNVSSYAVTPVMLVE
- a CDS encoding TadE family protein, whose translation is MQPKSNSAKKAVSRLGTAAVEFAIIAPLMITFTFGLVELGRITLVKQTATHATREGARIAIRPDANADQVIERVEEELSLMGIEGAIIETEPSLIEEAEMGSTVKVRVRLAISSISWVSNYFDFGDSELIAESSMRRESTN